One genomic region from Quercus robur chromosome 4, dhQueRobu3.1, whole genome shotgun sequence encodes:
- the LOC126722188 gene encoding uncharacterized protein LOC126722188, whose product MVQWAIELSQFDIEYHPRAAIKAQALADFIAEFTLPDEEAATDEVDKWIIQTDGSSAQKRGGVGVVITTPDGEVMKYGVQLEFPATNNEAEYEGILTGLRLGKALGAKNLLIQSDSKLVIGQISGEYEAKEERMQKYLKLTRQLTQEFDTADFVQIPRNQNIGADEVSKLASSEAGRTSTDVAIEIQKYPSIEEVAVLTTQSTNTWMTPLISFLRDGHLPQNTDEARKVKKRAARFMILNDVLYKRGFSMPYLKCVDEDEAKYILEEIHGGVCGDHAGPRSLVNKVIRAGYFWPTMQGDAADLVRRCDKCQRYGNVQRLPAEKMTTISSPWPFEQWGIDIVGPLPQGKSQAVQVDHEAYKSLSNKIPP is encoded by the exons atggtccaatgggCAATCGAACTCAGTCAGtttgacatcgagtaccatccaAGAGCAGCCATCAAGGCACAAGCTCTGGCTGACTTCATCGCTGAATTCACTCTTCCAGACGAAGAAGCAGCTACCGACGAAGTTGATAAATGGATAATACAGACAgatggttcgtcagcccaaaagagggggggagtaggggtcgtcataaccaCCCCCGACGGAGAAGTGATGAAATATGGAGTTCAACTGGAGTTTCCAGCCACcaataacgaagccgaatatgaaggaatattgacgggCTTGAGGCTTGGAAAAGCTCTTGGTGCCAAAAACTTGCTTATCCAGAGTGATTCAAAGCTGGTAATCGGACAGATCAGTGGAGAGTACGaggcaaaggaagaaaggatgcagaaataccttaAACTGACGAGGCAGCTAACTCAGGAGTTCGACACAGCGGATTTCGTCCAGATACCAAGAAACCAGAATATTGGAGCTGACGAAGTGTCAAAACTAGCGTCGTCAGAAGCGGGAAGGACGAGCACAGACGTGGCAATAGAAATTCAGAAATACCCAAGTATTGAAGAGGTGGCAGTGCTCACCACCCAGAGCACAAACACCTGGATGACGCCCTTAATATCCTTCCTCCGAGACGGGCACTTACCCCAGAATACTGACGAAGCCAGAAAGGTCAAAAAGAGAGCAGCCAGGTTCATGATCCTAAATGACGTCttgtacaaaagaggcttctctatgcctTACCTAAAGTGCGTCGACGAGGATGAGGCCAAATACATCCTAGAAGAAATACACGGAGGAGTCTGTGGCGACCATGCCGGCCCCAGATCCCTAGTAAACAAGGTGATAAGAGCAGGGtacttttggccaaccatgcaggggGATGCTGCTGACCTCGTCAGaagatgcgacaaatgccagcgGTACGGGAATGTACAACGGCTTCCAGCAGAGAAGATGACGACCATATCCTCCCCATGGCCATTCGAGCAATGGGGAATCGATATCGTCGGTCCTCTGCCCCAAGGTAAAAgtcag GCAGTACAGGTCGACCATGAGGCCTATAAATCACtgagtaacaagattccgccttga